DNA sequence from the Glycine soja cultivar W05 chromosome 18, ASM419377v2, whole genome shotgun sequence genome:
agaaacaatgtTTCATAACAAAGCATGTACTACtcatgtgaatatatatatctGAAAAAAGAGCCCATTTGAGGCCAACAAATCAGCAAAATACCATTAGTAATAGTATTACTCATATTGAGAGTATTGCACTAATTCTGTATAGATGAAGCTCATAAGTTTCACTTTAAAGATCAGAGTCCAACAAAAAAGTTTCCATCTCAATTAAACCAGGTCCAAACTAAAAATTAAGCCAACTCTAAATCTTACCAGTATaagaaaatcaatttgaaaaaaaaaaaaacactacagAATCCAATTCCTATCAACTTAACGATAATCCAGTTTGTGCACGTTGTCAGTTTGATTCTCGTAGATATAGGTTCTTTGTTGTTGTGGAGATTTTAAGGGAACAAATATTGAATTTTTACGCGATGAACTGTGTCTAAATTGAGAATGGATTGAataagtgaatatatatatatatatatatatatatatatatatatatatatatatatatatatatatatatattgtttcgAGTATATATGGCTTTGTtgatggaaaaaagttataaagaaTCATTGCCCTGTTTATGGCATTGATCATTCAAGGACTAGAGACGAATTTTTCATCACTTGATTTCGAATTGAAAACTTTTCACCGACATATATGCATTACTTAAACCCAACGACAAATTTTTACCAGGCATACCAAGGTCTTCTTCTGTAGTAGTAAATTGATAGGAACAacgatatatttaatattttactcGATGCACCAAAATAGATGAAACTTCATTCATTAGAAGATTTCCTTTTCCTAACTTAGAGTTTCAAAGCATGAAATATTTGGTGAAAACTAAAATCTTCTTATATCAAAACAGTACACAAGTAATTAGCTAGCTGAACTTAAAACTTAAATGGaacaaaacattttatttaaaagcaCTTAGATGAGTCCAATATTTGAATGACCTAATTTGGTTTCTCACATGTCCTAGTTTTCTTCAATGAGATGAGCTCATCTAACAACTGCATCAAGTTGTGGTAAGAGGATCCACCCTTCTCTATACTCTTCTTGGAAGCATCACCAAGCTCTCTTGCTCTCTTCCTCACTTCTCTGCTCTCTTCTTTTGCCATAAACTGCACCACAGCCTTTGCAATCTCTTCCCTTCCCATCACTTCCTCCTTGCCCATGCTTGCccacaatttgttttctttagcTCCCACTGGGACTCCAACCTTCAACACATCAACTAGCAACTTCTCATTGAAGAATTGCTCTGCAAACATTGGCCATGTGATCATTGGCAATCCAGCACTCACACTTTCAAGAATTGAATTCCAACCACAGTGAGTCACAATGCCTCCTATCGCAGGGTGGTCCAATATCAGCAACTGTGGTGCCCAGTTCCATATGATATAACCGTTCTTGCTTTCTTTCATCTTTTGCTCAAACTCTTGAAGAAAACtgtctccattctcatcctttttcctTATAACCCAGATGAAACTATGACCAGAATGTTCAAGCCCATGAGCCAGTTCAACAAGTTGAGCATGAGGGAGCCTTGCGAGGCTTCCAAAACTTACATAAAGTACAGACTcatgtgaggtcgtgggtattgtataattcatgagcaatgtctatgaatgaaatatgtgatgaattgtggaatgacATGTTGTTTTGAGATcacaatattgttattgagattgagtaaaagtgtaaagtatgACAGGtattgaattgtgagatacgtgaaaacatgtgatggtggattgtgacattatgagatgtgaaattgtgaatgaattttggttgtgaataagtgtgtgattaactcttgatgtgacattatttgtgttgtagactgcgaattatacaataacccgaccaatgtTATCTTgcgaaaagtgtaaatgcgcagtgttaaagagaaagtgtaggtttcctatttagaaaccagtgttaaagaaaagtgtagatttcctatttaggaatcagtgttaaattgtagcgcaatatgtgttacgtgtttaaaacacgagtgtgaggtcgtgggtattgtataattcacgagtagtgtctgtgtgctaaaatgattttaggggttggacctgaatcaggagggaaagaccctgacggactcttcggagtgtaggccttggagGTTACCGGGTTTGAGTACTCCTTTAAgtctatgctgatcccatatggttggagcattctcgtaaaacatcgtgaccctgattggtctccctatgatcttacttagtgagagtgacctgacaaacccattatgtggtgtgtcttgttatgtactcttaAGCGCCCTAGgttggtttttcactgacatagtaccacattgcatataggcttgagtcttagcataactgtctcatgcgcttggtaattgtttattatgaaattgatgtattattatgtcttgatcagagtgtgtgatttttgtgtaatgtgattgatgattgaaaattgtgattgatggatgaaaagtgaactttgaatgacaaagtgttGGAATTACGTGAGttacgtgtaagtaagttttatttggtttatatgatatgtatatctagttgtcttgcttctctattagttaggaatgtgataactcactcctcgtgtgttgtttgtgtttgaatcctgtgatgatcttgaagtTTCTGTTcaggggagcagatgactaggtgaattactttaaggaaccttgtgctgaaggatgTCGAGACACAACACTCTGATAGAATGTGGCATTGAGGTATaggattttatattaattgtatgaagtcttagaCGACTTCTTTGAgccgatgactttattatttatttggacaaatttgaatatgatgtagaagaaagtgaatgtgagccttttatccctttgaaagacttgtacttaaaaatgttttaaaaaaatacttttaattaatatttgaatttttattcctttgttagtatatatgtgaggggtagaagGTGTCACAGAACTGGTAATGGTCGAAGAAGCTCCGCAGGTCCCTTTGTTTTGTACTTCTTCTGTTGACAAGTAGAGCACTTAGCAATGAACAATTTAACAATAGCTTGCCTTCCCTGCAAGTAGAAATTTTCCTGTATACGGGCAAGGGGTTAAAAAACGCCCACCTCCCAGTGGAGTTTGGTGGTATTCCTGTAAGAGCAAGGATTTATAAGGGGAAGTAGAGTCAAGCCAAATACGATTCTTGAAGATTATTAAGCCAATGTGGACCTTATAATCCCGAAATTCCCCTGGTGCGTATCAGATTGGATCTTATGAAGGAGAGTTACATATTCCTTAGATTTCAGCAATGTCGGTTTAAGATCATCCAGGAATGTGAAATGAGGCATGGAGAGCACGAAGCTTCCTCCTGAGGTCGAGATA
Encoded proteins:
- the LOC114397366 gene encoding soyasapogenol B glucuronide galactosyltransferase-like codes for the protein MEALVLALPDFSLPFTLKTDASSVAIGAVLMQKGHPIPFFSKHFCPRLLRASTYIREMHAITSTSVLYVSFGSLARLPHAQLVELAHGLEHSGHSFIWVIRKKDENGDSFLQEFEQKMKESKNGYIIWNWAPQLLILDHPAIGGIVTHCGWNSILESVSAGLPMITWPMFAEQFFNEKLLVDVLKVGVPVGAKENKLWASMGKEEVMGREEIAKAVVQFMAKEESREVRKRARELGDASKKSIEKGGSSYHNLMQLLDELISLKKTRTCEKPN